From the genome of Syntrophorhabdaceae bacterium:
TATCATAGCATCATATACTGGTGAACTTGATATGGGTGCCAAATATGATGATGCCAGAGGATATTTTATCAGTGAAGAAGAATTTTTGAGAATCGCCAGGTCAGATATAAAGGCATTTTTTGTTGTAAAGGAGAAAAAGCTAATTTATCTTAAAGACAGACTCTTTAAGGGTCTTCGCCTTATTGCCTGTATGGATGACAGGTGTCTATTTACAAACCATTAGAGACCTTCGGTAAAATATTAATGTAATTTTTTTCACAAAATCTATCTAAAAAGTTGCATTACTTAAATAACTGTGTTAAAAAAATAACAAATAGATACCATGAGTAACTTTTTTGACAAACTAAATGTAAGGATGATGACCAAGGATGACCTTGATGCTATCGTAGAGATAGATACAAAGGTTCTTGGCGAATCAAGAAGAGAATACTGGACAACCAAGATAGTGAAACAGGCAGAGTCCAGACCCCCTGATGCATCCCTTGTGTCTGAGATAGATGGTAAGGTTGTAGGTTTTATTCTCGGCGAGGTAAGTGGTTGGGAATTTAAGGTTCCTAATAATATCGGCTGGATAGATACAATAGGTATAGACCCTGATTATCAAAATAGAGGCATTGCAAAGGTCCTTGCCACAGCCCTTATCACCAATCTGAAGAGATATGGTGTAGATACAATTTATACCCTTGTAAACTGGAATGATTGGGATTTATTACAGTTTTTTCATGCTATGGGATTTACAAGGGGTGATATGATAAACCTTGTCCTAAAGGTCTAAAGGCAATCTAAATAGTATTATAAAACTGCATAAAAGTATAGATGTCTGGGACGAGAATCGAACTCAACCATTATTTTCCATGAAAGGAGTGTGGGATGCCTTTTCTGGTTATAAATAATTTAAGAATCTTTTACGATATCCATGGAGAAGGTGATACGATTATCTTTTTACATCATGGATTCGGCAGCAGTAAAATATGGAAGAACATCTACCCCAGGTTTGTGGATGAGGGTTACAAAGCCATCATGTATGACCGTCGGGGTTATGGAAAATCTCAAGGCGGTGATGATTTCTTGGATTTTTATGTAAGTGATCGTTACAGGCCTGAAAGTGTTGAGGAATTAAAATACCTAAAAAATCATCTCGGGATAGGCCCATGCCATCTGGTAGGACAGTGCGAAGGCGGTGTGGTGGGTATCGACTATGCGATTAAGTATCCAGAAGAGGTAAAAACCCTTACCATTGCAAGCACACAGTGCTTCAGCGAAGTAACTATGAAAGAATTAAACGCCATAAAATTTGTATCAGATTTTAATAAACTTCAACCAAACCTTCAGGCAAAAATGGTAGAATGGCACGGCGATAAGGCAGAGGTCTATTACAATCAATTCGCAAGTTTTGGCGGGGCATATGGAACTGATTATTTTGATCTCCGTCCTATATTACATAAGGTCAATTGCCCCACACTCATACTCTATCCTGACCGCAGCGCAATATTTGATGTGGAACAGGCCGTTTCATTTTACAGGCACTTGCCAAAAGGTGAGCTTGCTGTCTTCCCCAAATGCGGCCACAATACTTATGAACAAAGACCTGAGGACTATATCCGCACTATTCTTGACTTCATAAAAAGAACAAACATAGGAGAAGACTCAAAGGCAAAATTTAAAGTCTCTTGTCTTGCATAAATTATTCATAATTGCACTGGTATTTTCCAAGACCAAAACCTATGTTTTTGCGTATATGGATTATTTTTCCAATAAAAAATAGGTTAAAGTAGCGCCGGAGTTTCAAATGCAAGGTTTGACCTGCCGGATTTATCGGTTTCATGCAGGATTTCAAGTTGAATTAGGACATGGCGCTTTACCTCTATCCGATGTGAAACAATGGGGAAAAGGCTCGCTTTAATCTCGAACCGCTTGATTCGAGCCATTTCAGGCTTTGACTCCCAGGATGCATTCTGAAAGCTCACCTCCTTTATAACAAGCGTCGGGGTTAAACCAAATTTCAGGCTGATGCCTCTCCCCAACGTCAAATCACGACCCGTATTATCCTTATACTATCTTTGCTATCTTAGGTTTAAGGGCATTATAATCATAATTTAAAAGCACCGCATAAAAGACCGCAAACAAAACCACGATTGTGGCTGATGAAATCCCGACAACCCATTTCCACTTCACGGGCAACCACCTTTTGCAATCGAACCGTTTCCGAGACCCCCTTCTTCTATGAAAAAGACAGAAAAGATGTCACCAAAGGAAGCCCGTTCATTAATCCGCAAGGGAGAATGGCGAAAATCGACGGCGAATCTTGCTTTAGGATATGCCCAGGCGAATCTTGTTGTGCTTCCTGCCTGGTATGCATTCGATTTTCTTCTGTTCTGCCAGAGAAATCCAAAACCCTGCCCATTACTCGAGGTTTAGGAGGCCGGCAGGTATATAACGGAGTTTCTTGCCGCAGGCGCCGATATTACTACCGACCTGCCCCTTTACAATATCTACAAGCATGGAAAGTTAACCGACACCATACCAAACATTGAAAATTTGTGGCAGGAAGATTTTGCCTCATTTCTGCTCGGCTGCAGCCATTCCTTTGAAGAGGCGCTCCTGAAAATGAAAATCCCTGTCAGGCACATTGAGGAAGACAAAACCGTATCGATGTATATCATTAATATCTCCTGCAAGCCTGCTGGCATCTTTAAGGGTACCATGGTTGTTTCGATGAGACCTGTCCCTGAAAGCCTTGTCTTGAAAACAGTCCAAGTAACATCCCGTTATGCTTCTGTTCATGGTGGGTCGGTTCATATAGGGATTCCGGCAAAATAGGTATTAAAGACATACAAAAACCCGATTTCGGAGATTCCGTCAAAATAAAAAATGGTGAAATTCCAGTGTTCTGTGCCTGCGGCGTTACACCTCAGGGCGCAGTCATGAAAGCCAAGCCCGATATCTGTATTACCCATACACCCGGTCACATGTTTATCTCCCACATACTTAATGAAGAACTGGCAATTATATAAGTGTTTTTTTTACCCATATTTTATCTTGACTGACAGCCTATATTCCTGCTATAAACTCTCATTTCAGCGAGATAATCTTATTTTGACGGAGAAGGATATTTATGAGAAAAATTGGCTGGCTTTGTATAATATTATGCTTAATTATTATTGCCGTGGACGTCCATGCGGCGCAAAAAGATGCAATAGATAAAACTGAATTGACCATGCTGACGGAAGAATACCCTCCTGTCACATACATGAAGGACGGCAAAGTTACCGGTTTTGTCACGGAGATAGTGCGCGAGATCATTTCCCGACAGGGCATCAAGGATAATATCAGACTAACGTCCTGGGATGAAGCATACAATAAGGCATTAAATACCCCGAATGTGGTGCTGTTCAGCACCGAAAGAACAGAAAAGAGAGAGAAACTTTTTCAATGGGTGGGACCGGTAGGCAAAAATAGCGCAATCTTTTATGCAAAGAAAGGTTCGGGGATTAAGATCAACAGCCTCGATGAGGCAAAAGGTCTCGCATCAATAGCCACAACTACCAACTGGTTTACAGAACAGTATCTCAAAAACAATGGATTCACAAATCTGGTCAGCTCACCTCTGCCGGTAAACAATGTTAAACAACTCATGGACGGAAGCGTGCAGGTTTCGATATTTACCGATATTACAATTCCGGAGATTGTGAAACAGGCTGGATACTGCATGGACGACCTTGAGCCGGTTTTTCCTGTCAGTAACACATATTTTTATATAGCGATGTCGCTTGGCACCCCTTCTGAAACAGTAGCAAAATGGCAGTACGTCCTGGATGGTATGAAAAAGGACGGCAGTTTCGAGAAGATTTACAGGCGTTATATTCCAGGGGCGGACATAAAGGATCTTCTGACAGGTTCTCCCAGATAGATTCAATCTTTGCTATTACGTCTTCTTCGATACGGTTTCTTTGGCATGGTTGTGGTCAATTCCCTGTCCTTGCTTCCTTGATTGAATATTCATTAAGCAACCTTTTTCCGGATTTAAAGATTGTAGTTGCCAAGCCTTTCCGGCTGATGGATTATCTCGGTTATCTGTTACCTTTTTTTCCTGCGAAACCTCCCATTCTATTATTCCCCCCTCTCTGCAATCAATCAGGGCTGTACCTACAGGCTCAAGTATAAAAACTGCTTTTCCTAACGCATCCTGCTTACCTGGAAAGACAATTATCAGTGTTTTTTCATCGTATGTTATCGCTGTCCACATCAACACTAAAAGTAAACACTTCATGTGCTTACATCAGTTGATATAATTTAAATCAATTTTTAGGGCATTGTTTTAAAGGCTTTTTTAAGGATACAGAGCTATCAAATACACGAACAGAATAATTACAGAATATTATCGCACAACCCATACATAAAATTATCACAAATGTATCGGTATGACAAAACCTTAGACTTCATGGCGTTTTTACAGATATATTGGCATCTCGGCACGGATTATTGATGGATATTCATCGTAACAGCTAATTATTACAATCTGAAATGGAATATTGAGATTTAACCGGAATCCGGAATAATGTTAAGTATTAGGAATCACGGTGGCTACGGAATCAGAAACGAAATGCACCTTGCTTACTCATCTTCCCCTTCATAAATACATCCCGAGTCGGGGCTTTCGTAGACAACAATCCTGCTGACAATGGGCAGGGAAGGCTTGAGATGAATCCATATCCAGCGCACAAGGTTTTCAACAGTCGGGTTCTCAAGCCCTTTAATATCGTTGAGATATTTGTGGTCAAGCCGAGTATTTTGTGCATTTGGAGACTCAGCCTCCATTGCGGATTATGCAAACAGTATTCGATCGCCTGCAGGGTATTCTCTTTCAGTTTTGAACTGTATATGGGCTGAAGATAAAAAAAATCGAAACTAAGTTTCTCGAACATTTCCGGCTCAAACCCTTCTTGAGGATAAAGCAGTTTAAGTTCGTTTCCCGATTTAATTATCAGTTCGGTATCCTTTTTGGGGCTGACACATACCCAATCTATTCCTTTCGGGGGTATGTACGTTCCATTTGTCTCGACGGCTACATCGATATTCCGGTCGTGGAACGCTTCAAGCAAAGGCATGTCAAGCTGAAGCAGCGGCTCTCCTCCAGTGCATACAACAAACGGGCGTATATTTTTGTATTTGCCTTTTGGAAATGCCCCGTTAACCGAGTGAGCTAAAGATGCTGCATCTTCGAATATGCCTCCGCCGTGACCGTTTGTTCCGACAAAATCGGTATCGCAAATCTTACAGATTGCCGATTTACGGTCTTCTTCTCTGCCGGACCAGAGGTTGCACCCAGAAAACCTGCAAAAAACAGCAGGCTTGCCCGCATATAATCCCTCTCCCTGGAGGGTATAAAATATTTCCTTAACGAGGTACGCCACTTTTTACTTATTCCCTTTTTACGTTTAGGCGCTCATTTACGCTTATATACGTCTTAAAGATAGCACAAAAAACCATTTATTAGAAATAGCTTAGGGATACTTCCCTGTAAATCCCCTCGACAGTTTGAGCATCAAGCCTTTCAAAATCTTTTTCTGCTGGGGTTACAATGACGCCGCACATTTCAACGACTGCAGGGCTGACCACAATCCGTTCATTTCCCTCTTTAAAGAAGGCTTCAGGCCGATGCCTTGCGCGGGGGAATACAAGAAGCCGGTACTTTTCGTTGTTGTAAAAACAGGCGATATTCATCATCGGTTCTTCATCTGTCTTGACCATTATCTTCATATTCGTAAGGATTTCAACTAATTCATCCGTAATAGCAGTTGTATCATGCACCTCTATGGTTATCGCTTCTCGGCCAATGTTTTTTGCATGAAGGATACGAACATTTTCATAGATTTTAACCTGTGTGAGATTTTTTTCTTCAAGAATTTCTCTCTCAATAGGCAAAAATCCGGATGGAATTGCTTGAAAATGAAGATGATCCGGGGCTGATGCGCCGCATCTCGGACCGTTATATAAGATTGTCCAGCGTTCGCCAAGATCATGTGAGAGATTTAAAAATGTATCTATATTTTCCAGAATGGACTGTGGGCGGTGATAAAGGTGCGCGATCGTAAAATGAGAATGACAGATGGGCGCCGGGTTATAGAGGATAAGATATGTACTGCGGTAGAGAATCCCTTTCTGGGCTTCGGGCAAGTTATTCAAGCAGAGAAAGCATGGACGGCTGTTTATGTGGGCA
Proteins encoded in this window:
- a CDS encoding transporter substrate-binding domain-containing protein, which codes for MLTEEYPPVTYMKDGKVTGFVTEIVREIISRQGIKDNIRLTSWDEAYNKALNTPNVVLFSTERTEKREKLFQWVGPVGKNSAIFYAKKGSGIKINSLDEAKGLASIATTTNWFTEQYLKNNGFTNLVSSPLPVNNVKQLMDGSVQVSIFTDITIPEIVKQAGYCMDDLEPVFPVSNTYFYIAMSLGTPSETVAKWQYVLDGMKKDGSFEKIYRRYIPGADIKDLLTGSPR
- a CDS encoding N-acetyltransferase, which translates into the protein MSNFFDKLNVRMMTKDDLDAIVEIDTKVLGESRREYWTTKIVKQAESRPPDASLVSEIDGKVVGFILGEVSGWEFKVPNNIGWIDTIGIDPDYQNRGIAKVLATALITNLKRYGVDTIYTLVNWNDWDLLQFFHAMGFTRGDMINLVLKV
- a CDS encoding alpha/beta hydrolase; the encoded protein is MPFLVINNLRIFYDIHGEGDTIIFLHHGFGSSKIWKNIYPRFVDEGYKAIMYDRRGYGKSQGGDDFLDFYVSDRYRPESVEELKYLKNHLGIGPCHLVGQCEGGVVGIDYAIKYPEEVKTLTIASTQCFSEVTMKELNAIKFVSDFNKLQPNLQAKMVEWHGDKAEVYYNQFASFGGAYGTDYFDLRPILHKVNCPTLILYPDRSAIFDVEQAVSFYRHLPKGELAVFPKCGHNTYEQRPEDYIRTILDFIKRTNIGEDSKAKFKVSCLA
- the queE gene encoding 7-carboxy-7-deazaguanine synthase; protein product: MAYLVKEIFYTLQGEGLYAGKPAVFCRFSGCNLWSGREEDRKSAICKICDTDFVGTNGHGGGIFEDAASLAHSVNGAFPKGKYKNIRPFVVCTGGEPLLQLDMPLLEAFHDRNIDVAVETNGTYIPPKGIDWVCVSPKKDTELIIKSGNELKLLYPQEGFEPEMFEKLSFDFFYLQPIYSSKLKENTLQAIEYCLHNPQWRLSLQMHKILGLTTNISTILKGLRTRLLKTLCAGYGFISSLPCPLSAGLLSTKAPTRDVFMKGKMSKQGAFRF
- a CDS encoding DUF4922 domain-containing protein, whose translation is MNRQKIFAILDEEKDANSLTELCSELLAEQINTWHDLRKAYEYLKDIKARDLPCKGSSVRIQHNPGRVKSSTANVDNAHINSRPCFLCLNNLPEAQKGILYRSTYLILYNPAPICHSHFTIAHLYHRPQSILENIDTFLNLSHDLGERWTILYNGPRCGASAPDHLHFQAIPSGFLPIEREILEEKNLTQVKIYENVRILHAKNIGREAITIEVHDTTAITDELVEILTNMKIMVKTDEEPMMNIACFYNNEKYRLLVFPRARHRPEAFFKEGNERIVVSPAVVEMCGVIVTPAEKDFERLDAQTVEGIYREVSLSYF